The following is a genomic window from Candidatus Moraniibacteriota bacterium.
CCCGTCTTAACTCGAGGTTTTTGCTCTGTTGGAAGTTTGGGGTTGATAGTTCGTGCCAAGGAGGAGAAGGTTGGTCACTGTATGACTTTGATACGATGTCAACTGTTCGATTGCCAGATAACCATTATTGTCCAGTTAATGCTGATGGTGCTGGCGGATCTGAATCTCCCGCTCCCCCTCCCATCACTGGCGGCAAACACTCCGGCGACCTTCCCAACCTCATCGTCCACGAACTCTCCCTCGTGAGAGAAGACAACCGTGACAGTCCCCAACTCTCCCAAATCCATATCGGAGAACGAAGCTATTGCAATATCCAGGTGAAAAACATCGGAGAAGCCGGAGCGTGGGGCACTTGGGCGAATCGGTGCTATCTTTCCAAGGGAAACTACCGCGATCACGATCCCGATAACCTCGGACATGAGAGCATGGAAGATTTAGCGACCGGGCAATCCCGAAGAGTCTACCAAATCATCCCCGCTTTCGAGTATCCGGGAACCTTCAATATTACCGCGTGCGCGGATACGGACGGGAGCGGCGAAGACAAAGCAATTACCGAATCCGACGAAGGTGACAACTGTCATGACGAGGTTCGGTTCACGGTGGTGAGCAATCCGAATCTTGCGACGACAGTGATCAGTCTTGAGAACCTGTTTACAATCTTTTCAACAACAATCGAGCAAAACTTAAAACCATCATCTGTAAGCTCGAATCCAGTGTCCGTTCGCAATTCTTCCAGAGCCTTCGGCATTTCTCCAGCCAGGAGAAGCTTCTCTCGACCACCCAGCGCTGAGGAAGAACGGCAAACGTATGCAATTCGTTTCGTTTAGCTACTCCCACTTCCGCACCGATACATGCTTTGATCGCTTTGGCGAAGTTTTCTCCGGTATAACTACCATCAGTCAAGAGTTTCTCCACCCGTGAAAGGTGTTTTTTGTTTGCCTTGACGGCTTGGATAGCTCCATTTCGATCAGTGACGTTAGCAGTGGTTACCGTGAACGCATGCGGCAATCCGTTGGTGTCAACGAGAATATGTCGCTTGATACCGGAAACTTTTTTTCCTGCATCATAACCTTTTTCTCGAGCCGTATCTGTATTCTTGACACTTTGAGCATCAACGATGCAGAAACTGGTTTTGCATTGTTTGCCATTTTTCATACGTTCTTGTTCGACCAATTTTTTTTAAGACTTGCTCAAGCATACTCTCTGTCTGTTTGTTTTTTCGTTCCTTCCAGACAAGGAAGTGTCGATAGACACTCTGCCATTTTGGATAATCCTTGGGAAGTGCCCTCCATTGGCAACCCGTGACCAGAATGTAGAGCAGAGCGTTGAATACGTCATAGGAATCAAGTGTCTTTGGTTTGGTTCTCTTCCTGGTTGATTCGAGAAATGGTCTGATGTGTTCGAATTGTTCTCGGGTTATGTCGCTTGGATACATGGTTCTTTTGGTTTGAGGATTATGTCCTCAGTGTACCAGAAGATTGTAAACAGGTTCTGAGGGCATCGTCGGAAACCCTTTGACAAACGAATCTTTCAGCATTTCTTCCACGACGGCAAATCTCGGCGAGAACTTCGGACCCGACTATGTCTACATCGGCTATTTCATCGATGGAAGACTTGTTGGACAGAATCAGATTCGTCGGGAAAATATGCGAGGAGGCATGAGCAAGACGGAATCTCTCTTGGTCCCCGGAGGTATTGCGACTGCCGGTGTCCACGAGATCAAGGCATGCGCCGATTTCACGGGCGATATTGCCGAGACGGACGAGACGGATGACTGCATGACGCTATTGGTGAATGTGAAGGCGCCTGTTCCGCCAAATCTGTCGATAACCGGTCTTGCTCTTGCAGGCGGTGCTCGACATGTCTTTACCGATGACCGTCCGGATATCTCCATTAGCATCGGGAATGCCGGAGGAGTTTCATCCCCGGTATCCGGCGAGGTATTCATTTCGGAAGTTCCTTTCGGGATAGGGAAAGTCTCGCTGGGAACATTCCAAGTCGGCGCGATACCCGAAGGGGGAAGCGCTATCGGAACGCTCCCGGGTGTTTCGTTTATCAGGCTGGGTCCGTGGATGTTGACGGCGTGTCTCGAAGGGAATGCGATATGCGCCTCGGGCAACGTCGTGATCGTTGAGAGTAGTCACCCGGTAAATAAACATATGGACCCGGCGCTCATCATGATGATTAACAGACATAGGCATGACAGGCACAGGAGGCATGTGAAATGAAAGTGAAGAAGGCGATTCAAACAGCCCTGCTTTTTGTAGGGATCCTCTCCAAACCGGCATGGTCTGCCGATATGGTATATTGTCCGGATGCTAATTGTAAGATCAATATGGATGGACATACGATCATGCGCGTTTGGGGTGTTTCGGGACTTGCGAATCATGCTCTGATCGCCAATCCCGACTATGACTGGCCGACGGAATCCGCCATTATTTCGTGGCGAGACGCTCTCCTGTCGGCAAGGGAGAATGGCACTTGCGTGAAACTGTACTATGACTCCGCCAGCCAGGATGATGGCGAAGGCAATACGGTTCACACACTGTGGTCGCTCTCTGAATAAGGATTTCGATTTCTGATCTCAACAACCCCGTTTCCGAAAGGTGGCGGGGTTTTCTTTTTGGCTTGGAGGAATGGGAAGAATGGTGTAGTATGAATAGAAAGTAAACAATAATCCAGACATAAAGATGTTGAGAAGTTCGCTATGAAAACACCGTTAAAAGAACAAAAATTAGCGATTTACCAGGCGAAGGATGGTGGTATCGAACTTCGCGAGGATGTTGCGAGAGAGACTGTATGGGCGAGTCTGGATCAGATCGCGCTCCTTTTTGGTCGCGATAAATCCGTGATATCGCGGCACATACGCAATGTTTTCAAGGAAGAAGAGCTGATGCGCGATTCAGTTGTTGCATTTTTTGCAACAACTGCCAGAGACAAGAAAACATATCGAGTAGAACACTTCAATCTCGACATGATTCTCTCTGTTGGCTATCGAGTGAATTCGAAAATAGCGACACAGTTCCGGAAATGGGCGACCAGAACACTCAAACGGCATATTACTCAGGGCTATACTTTGAATAAGAATGTCTTGGCAAGAAACAAGGCGGAGTTCTTGCGGGCTATCGAAGATATAAAGGCGCTTTCTTCCGGCAGTACGAAAGTTGGCACGGAGGATATCTTGGAACTCGTGAAAGCCTTTTCGGGGACATGGTTTTCTTTGCGGTCATATGACGAGGCGGGATTGCCACGGACCGGCTCTACCAAGAAAAACGTGACACTCACGGCGGATGAATTGTATGGGGATGTCGAGCTTTTGAAGAAAGATCTTGCGGGGAAGGGCGAGGCGACGGAGCTCTTTGCGCAGGAAAAATATTCCAAATCTTTGGAGGGAATTCTGGGGAATGTCATGCAAGCTGTCTTTGGCAAAGACGCCTACGAAACGGTAGAGGAAAAAGCTGCGCATCTTTTGTATTTTGTGATCAAGAATCATCCTTTTACCGACGGCAATAAACGTGCGGGAGCTTTTTCGTTCGTGTGGTTTTTGCGAAAATCGGGAATTGATTTCACTCGCGCGATTACGCCCGA
Proteins encoded in this region:
- a CDS encoding virulence protein RhuM/Fic/DOC family protein; the encoded protein is MKTPLKEQKLAIYQAKDGGIELREDVARETVWASLDQIALLFGRDKSVISRHIRNVFKEEELMRDSVVAFFATTARDKKTYRVEHFNLDMILSVGYRVNSKIATQFRKWATRTLKRHITQGYTLNKNVLARNKAEFLRAIEDIKALSSGSTKVGTEDILELVKAFSGTWFSLRSYDEAGLPRTGSTKKNVTLTADELYGDVELLKKDLAGKGEATELFAQEKYSKSLEGILGNVMQAVFGKDAYETVEEKAAHLLYFVIKNHPFTDGNKRAGAFSFVWFLRKSGIDFTRAITPETLTTLALLIAESKPSDKDRMIGLVLLLLRKPS
- a CDS encoding IS5 family transposase (programmed frameshift), coding for MYPSDITREQFEHIRPFLESTRKRTKPKTLDSYDVFNALLYILVTGCQWRALPKDYPKWQSVYRHFLVWKERKNKQTESMLEQVLKKIVEQERMKNGKQCKTSFCIVDAQSVKNTDTAREKGYDAGKKVSGIKRHILVDTNGLPHAFTVTTANVTDRNGAIQAVKANKKHLSRVEKLLTDGSYTGENFAKAIKACIGAEVGVAKRNELHTFAVLPQRWVVERSFSWLEKCRRLWKNCERTLDSSLQMMVLSFARLLLKRL